Proteins found in one Roseovarius pelagicus genomic segment:
- a CDS encoding NAD-dependent succinate-semialdehyde dehydrogenase, whose product MSDTDLKSLLKDPSLLAENAYVNGEWVAGDGTFDVTNPARGDVIAKVADLSRAQVAEAIAAAEAAQKEWAKWTGKERAAVLRKLFDLMMENQDDLATILTAEQGKPLAEAKGEVAYGASFFEFFGEEAKRIYGETIPGHQRDKRITVIKQPIGVAASITPWNFPNAMITRKAAPALAAGCAFVGRPAAETPLSATAMGVLAERAGIPKGVFNIVTSSRSSEVGKEFCENPAVRKLTFTGSTEVGRILMRQAADQVMKCSMELGGNAPFIVFDDADLDAAVEGAILCKFRNNGQTCVCANRIYVQAGVYDAFAEKLNDAVSKLKIGDGMEEGVALGPLINADAIEKVQEHVADAKSKGANVLMGGGEPMQGEGYFLPPTILTDVTQDMQVSKDETFGPLAPLFKFENEDDVIAMANDTIFGLASYFYAKDLSRVYKVAEALEYGIVGVNTGIISTEVAPFGGVKQSGLGREGSHHGIDDYLEMKYICMSV is encoded by the coding sequence ATGAGTGATACCGATCTGAAATCTCTGTTGAAAGATCCCTCCCTGCTGGCCGAGAACGCCTACGTTAACGGTGAATGGGTCGCCGGTGATGGCACATTCGACGTCACCAACCCCGCCCGAGGCGACGTTATCGCAAAGGTTGCGGACCTCAGCCGCGCACAGGTCGCCGAGGCGATCGCTGCCGCAGAAGCCGCGCAAAAGGAATGGGCCAAATGGACCGGCAAGGAGCGCGCCGCAGTTCTGCGCAAATTGTTCGACCTGATGATGGAAAACCAGGACGATCTGGCAACAATCCTGACCGCCGAACAAGGTAAACCTCTGGCAGAAGCCAAGGGTGAAGTCGCTTACGGCGCATCCTTCTTCGAGTTCTTTGGTGAAGAAGCCAAGCGTATCTATGGCGAAACGATCCCCGGCCACCAGCGCGACAAGCGGATTACTGTGATCAAGCAGCCCATCGGTGTTGCAGCGTCTATCACACCGTGGAACTTCCCCAACGCGATGATCACCCGCAAGGCGGCACCGGCACTGGCCGCCGGGTGTGCCTTTGTGGGCCGTCCTGCTGCCGAAACACCGCTGTCTGCGACTGCGATGGGTGTGCTGGCCGAACGCGCGGGCATTCCCAAAGGTGTGTTTAACATCGTCACCTCCTCGCGCAGTTCCGAAGTTGGCAAGGAATTCTGCGAAAACCCCGCAGTGCGCAAACTTACCTTTACCGGCAGCACCGAAGTGGGCCGTATCCTGATGCGTCAGGCCGCGGATCAAGTTATGAAGTGCTCGATGGAGCTGGGCGGCAACGCGCCGTTCATCGTGTTCGACGACGCCGATCTGGATGCCGCTGTTGAGGGCGCGATCCTGTGTAAATTCCGCAACAACGGTCAGACCTGCGTTTGTGCCAACCGCATTTACGTTCAGGCAGGCGTCTACGATGCATTCGCCGAAAAGCTGAACGATGCAGTCTCCAAGCTGAAAATCGGTGACGGCATGGAAGAGGGCGTCGCTCTCGGGCCGCTGATCAACGCGGATGCTATAGAAAAGGTGCAGGAGCACGTCGCTGATGCAAAATCCAAGGGCGCGAACGTCCTCATGGGTGGCGGTGAGCCGATGCAAGGCGAAGGATACTTTCTGCCGCCAACAATCCTGACCGACGTGACGCAGGATATGCAGGTCAGCAAGGACGAGACGTTTGGCCCGCTCGCGCCGCTCTTCAAATTCGAGAACGAAGACGACGTGATCGCCATGGCGAATGACACAATCTTCGGGTTGGCCAGCTACTTTTATGCCAAGGATCTCAGCCGGGTATACAAGGTGGCCGAGGCGCTGGAATATGGGATCGTCGGAGTGAACACTGGCATCATCTCGACCGAAGTGGCGCCGTTCGGCGGCGTAAAGCAATCCGGCCTTGGCCGCGAAGGCAGCCATCACGGCATCGACGATTATCTGGAAATGAAGTATATTTGCATGTCGGTATAA
- a CDS encoding P1 family peptidase has protein sequence MTAHPGPLNLITDVIGLRVGNAQDDTLKSGATVLVADAPFTAGVHVMGGAPGTRETDLLGPDKTVEQVDALTLSGGSAFGLDAASGAADALRRMGRGFAVGGVRVPIVPGAILFDLLNGGDKTWTENPYKALGAAALQDAEPQFALGTCGAGTGATTATLKGGLGSASLVLPGGHTVGALVAVNALGSATVGDGHAFWAAPFEIDAEFGGHGVPTAYTGVQIPVTKLGQHANTTIGIVATDAALSQAQCTRMATAAHDGFARALVPSHTPMDGDLIFAASTGTRPMADPLFDTLMLGHAAATCMARAIARAVYLATSAQGDTLPTWQQKFG, from the coding sequence ATGACGGCACACCCCGGCCCACTGAACCTGATCACCGATGTCATCGGTTTGCGTGTCGGTAACGCGCAGGATGACACGCTGAAATCCGGAGCGACCGTACTGGTCGCTGATGCGCCGTTTACGGCCGGTGTGCATGTCATGGGCGGCGCCCCCGGCACCCGTGAAACCGATCTGCTCGGCCCTGACAAGACGGTTGAGCAGGTCGATGCGCTGACACTGTCTGGCGGGTCGGCCTTCGGCCTCGACGCGGCCTCTGGCGCGGCAGATGCATTGCGCCGCATGGGACGCGGTTTTGCCGTGGGCGGCGTGCGCGTTCCCATTGTGCCCGGTGCGATCCTCTTTGATTTGCTCAACGGTGGCGACAAGACGTGGACCGAAAATCCGTACAAGGCCCTCGGTGCCGCTGCCTTGCAGGATGCTGAACCGCAGTTTGCTCTCGGCACTTGTGGCGCTGGTACAGGCGCAACAACCGCCACCCTAAAGGGTGGGCTTGGCTCTGCCTCACTGGTCTTGCCCGGCGGCCACACGGTCGGTGCACTTGTGGCGGTGAATGCGTTGGGGTCTGCCACCGTCGGGGACGGGCATGCCTTTTGGGCAGCGCCGTTCGAGATTGATGCAGAATTCGGCGGGCACGGCGTTCCGACGGCCTATACCGGTGTCCAGATCCCGGTAACCAAACTCGGCCAACACGCGAATACTACGATCGGGATCGTGGCCACCGACGCCGCCCTTAGTCAAGCACAATGCACGCGCATGGCGACGGCAGCACATGACGGTTTCGCCCGTGCGTTGGTGCCGTCACACACACCGATGGATGGCGATCTGATCTTTGCGGCCAGTACCGGCACACGCCCGATGGCCGACCCGCTTTTCGATACTCTGATGCTGGGCCACGCCGCCGCGACCTGTATGGCACGCGCCATCGCGCGGGCGGTCTATCTGGCAACGTCCGCGCAGGGCGATACCCTACCGACATGGCAGCAAAAGTTCGGTTGA
- a CDS encoding alpha/beta hydrolase produces MDLDDAYANMPYIPDANGYPPRWAASAADYRDKLVDAGHARLDIPYGDTKRTAFDLFLPKGKPQGLCVFVHGGYWLKFHRIFWSHFAAGPVARGWAVAMPSYDLCPDVRISEITRQIAQAVCVAAERVAGPIMLTGHSAGGHLVARMGLAGMLPAPVAGRIGHILPISPVSDLRPLMGTAMNTDFRLTDDEAAAESPALYPAPNMPVTVWVGGDERPVFLDQARWLAEAWNAAHVVVPGQHHFDVIEPLRDPQSLLVERLLNPHAR; encoded by the coding sequence ATGGACCTAGACGACGCCTACGCCAATATGCCCTATATTCCGGACGCCAATGGGTATCCGCCCCGGTGGGCGGCATCGGCCGCCGACTATCGCGATAAACTGGTCGATGCGGGGCATGCCCGGCTGGACATACCCTATGGCGATACCAAACGCACAGCATTCGACCTCTTTTTGCCGAAAGGTAAGCCACAGGGTCTGTGTGTTTTTGTGCATGGCGGATATTGGCTAAAATTCCATCGAATCTTCTGGTCCCATTTTGCCGCGGGACCCGTGGCAAGGGGATGGGCAGTGGCGATGCCATCTTATGATCTCTGCCCCGATGTGCGGATCAGCGAGATTACACGCCAGATCGCACAAGCGGTCTGTGTGGCGGCAGAGCGAGTGGCTGGCCCCATAATGCTAACCGGGCATTCGGCTGGCGGACATCTGGTCGCGCGCATGGGGCTGGCGGGGATGCTACCTGCGCCGGTTGCGGGCCGGATTGGTCATATCCTGCCGATTTCGCCTGTCTCGGACCTGCGTCCACTGATGGGAACTGCGATGAATACCGATTTTCGACTGACCGACGACGAGGCCGCAGCAGAAAGCCCGGCACTGTACCCCGCGCCGAATATGCCGGTCACAGTCTGGGTCGGCGGTGACGAACGTCCGGTTTTTCTGGATCAGGCGCGATGGCTGGCAGAGGCATGGAATGCCGCGCATGTGGTGGTGCCGGGGCAGCACCATTTCGATGTTATCGAACCGTTGCGCGATCCGCAAAGCCTGCTCGTTGAAAGGCTGCTCAATCCACACGCGCGTTGA
- a CDS encoding PRC-barrel domain-containing protein, with protein MKNVITTLAASTLALSTFATVAPAQDASAKLMALQGDLIRTRDITGGSVFSTNAADDKWTNMSVDTAVGPDWNKIGQIEDIILTPEGQMVGIVAEIGGFLDIGDKHVVIATDDVKLVPTQDNTYAYVTRLSEDQLKTMKDVDEGFWN; from the coding sequence ATGAAAAACGTCATAACCACCCTCGCCGCCAGCACATTGGCATTGTCCACCTTTGCAACAGTCGCACCGGCCCAAGACGCCAGCGCCAAACTGATGGCCCTGCAAGGTGACTTGATCCGCACCCGCGACATCACCGGCGGTTCGGTGTTTTCGACCAATGCCGCAGATGACAAATGGACCAATATGTCGGTGGACACTGCTGTTGGGCCCGACTGGAACAAGATCGGCCAGATCGAAGATATCATTCTGACGCCCGAAGGCCAGATGGTCGGAATCGTGGCTGAGATCGGCGGCTTTCTCGACATCGGCGACAAGCATGTGGTGATTGCCACTGACGACGTGAAGCTGGTGCCGACACAGGACAATACATACGCCTATGTCACCCGCTTGAGCGAAGACCAACTGAAGACCATGAAGGATGTCGATGAGGGATTCTGGAATTGA
- a CDS encoding acetate/propionate family kinase, with the protein MILVLNAGSSSIKFALYDQSLERVLSGIADEIGGASSLCVGSDRKLIGLPDHAAALSVILDNLPVQVGDLSAVGHRVVHGGSDLTAPCRVTPAVRDRIKANSALAPLHNPHNLAAIDRLTALVPEVPQVACFDTAFHATNPSVAVQYAVPPDVTARGIRRYGFHGLSYAGLVASVRHATGTPLPTRLLALHLGNGVSLCAIHEGKSVACTMGYSPVSGLTMGTRVGEIDANAVLRLVEEDGIDATSGLLNHESGLRGLSGGVSDMRALLAEDTEAARFAVAHFCYWVARQAGSMMAAMGGVDAIAFTGGIGENGSDIRQRILAALDWAGATLDVDANALHATVISLCDAAIPVWIIPADEERQIARHVSEVLAA; encoded by the coding sequence ATGATCCTCGTTTTGAACGCGGGATCGTCCTCGATCAAATTCGCCCTTTATGATCAGAGTTTGGAACGGGTTCTGTCGGGGATTGCGGACGAGATCGGCGGCGCGTCCTCGCTCTGTGTCGGGTCAGACCGCAAGTTAATCGGGCTACCGGATCATGCGGCAGCACTGTCTGTCATCCTCGATAATCTACCAGTGCAGGTGGGGGATCTGTCTGCGGTGGGGCATCGTGTTGTGCATGGCGGTAGCGACCTGACGGCACCGTGTCGTGTGACCCCCGCAGTCCGGGACCGGATCAAGGCAAATTCGGCGCTGGCGCCATTGCACAATCCGCATAACCTTGCAGCCATTGATCGACTGACTGCCCTCGTCCCAGAAGTGCCGCAGGTGGCCTGCTTTGATACAGCGTTTCACGCGACTAATCCATCTGTCGCTGTACAATACGCGGTGCCGCCGGACGTCACCGCGCGTGGTATACGGCGTTATGGGTTTCACGGGCTGTCCTATGCAGGGCTGGTTGCGTCCGTGCGACATGCGACCGGCACGCCGTTGCCAACCCGGTTATTGGCGCTGCATCTGGGCAACGGGGTTTCGCTCTGTGCGATTCACGAGGGAAAGTCAGTTGCCTGCACCATGGGGTATTCGCCGGTGAGTGGTCTTACCATGGGGACGCGCGTGGGCGAGATTGATGCCAATGCGGTTCTGCGGCTGGTCGAGGAGGACGGCATTGATGCAACGAGTGGGTTGTTGAACCACGAAAGCGGGTTAAGGGGTCTGTCTGGCGGGGTGTCAGACATGCGTGCGCTGCTCGCGGAGGACACCGAAGCGGCCCGTTTTGCCGTCGCGCATTTCTGCTATTGGGTCGCACGGCAGGCGGGGTCGATGATGGCTGCCATGGGAGGGGTGGATGCCATCGCCTTTACCGGCGGGATCGGAGAAAACGGCTCGGACATACGCCAGCGTATTTTGGCGGCGTTGGATTGGGCGGGCGCCACCTTGGACGTCGATGCCAATGCGTTGCATGCTACAGTGATCAGCCTCTGCGATGCTGCGATCCCGGTCTGGATCATACCGGCGGATGAAGAACGCCAGATCGCGCGCCACGTCAGTGAGGTATTGGCGGCCTGA
- the xsc gene encoding sulfoacetaldehyde acetyltransferase: MKMTTEEAFVKTLQMHGIEHAFGIIGSAFMPISDIFPDAGITFWDCAHEGSGGMMADGYTRATGKMSMMIAQNGPGIANFVTAVKTAYWNHSPLLLVTPQAANKTLGQGGFQEIEQMNMFADCVAYQEEVRDASRVAEVLNRVILNAKRASAPAQINMPRDFWTQVIDIDLPQIVEFERPGGGETALNEAAEMLSNAKFPVILNGAGVVLGGAIDTSIALAERLDAPVCVGYQHNDAFPGSHPLFAGPLGYNGSKAGMELISKADVVLALGTRLNPFSTLPGYGIDYWPKDAKIIQVDINPDRIGLTKKVSVGIIGDAKKVATSIMAKLTDDAGDAGREERKALIAKTKSAWAQELTSMDHEQDDPGTTWNERARGAKPDWLSPRKAWRAIQSALPKEAIISSDIGNNCAIGNAYPSFEAGRKYLAPGLFGPCGYGLPSVVGAKIGCPDVPVVGFSGDGAFGIAVTELTAIGREEWPAITQIVFRNYQWGAEKRNSTLWYDDNFVGTELDEQVSYAGIATACGLKGVVARTQDELTDALAQAIKDQMENGVTTLIEAMINQELGEPFRRDAMKAPVAVAGISKDDMRPQQV; this comes from the coding sequence ATGAAAATGACCACCGAAGAAGCTTTTGTCAAAACACTACAAATGCACGGGATCGAACATGCGTTTGGCATCATCGGCTCTGCTTTTATGCCGATTTCGGATATTTTCCCAGATGCGGGCATCACGTTCTGGGACTGCGCGCACGAGGGCTCGGGCGGGATGATGGCCGACGGGTACACTCGGGCGACTGGAAAAATGTCGATGATGATCGCGCAGAACGGGCCGGGCATTGCCAACTTCGTGACCGCAGTAAAAACGGCATACTGGAACCATTCTCCGCTCTTGCTGGTCACGCCACAGGCCGCAAACAAGACGCTGGGACAGGGTGGATTTCAGGAAATCGAACAGATGAACATGTTCGCGGATTGCGTTGCCTATCAGGAAGAGGTGCGCGATGCATCCCGTGTGGCCGAAGTGCTGAACCGGGTGATCCTGAACGCCAAGCGCGCCAGTGCGCCCGCGCAGATCAACATGCCGCGCGATTTCTGGACGCAGGTGATCGACATCGACCTGCCGCAGATTGTCGAATTCGAGCGCCCCGGTGGAGGTGAGACGGCACTGAACGAGGCGGCTGAAATGCTGTCGAACGCCAAGTTCCCGGTCATTCTGAACGGGGCTGGTGTGGTTCTGGGTGGGGCCATCGACACGTCAATAGCACTGGCCGAGCGTTTGGATGCGCCAGTCTGTGTCGGCTACCAGCACAATGATGCCTTTCCCGGCTCGCATCCCCTGTTTGCCGGGCCGCTGGGCTATAACGGGTCCAAGGCGGGTATGGAGTTGATCAGCAAGGCGGATGTGGTTCTGGCGCTGGGCACACGGCTGAACCCGTTTTCGACTCTGCCAGGATATGGAATCGACTACTGGCCCAAGGACGCCAAGATCATTCAGGTCGATATTAACCCCGATCGCATCGGGCTGACCAAGAAGGTCAGCGTGGGCATCATCGGCGACGCCAAGAAGGTGGCCACTTCGATCATGGCCAAACTGACGGATGATGCGGGTGACGCAGGCCGTGAAGAGCGCAAAGCACTCATCGCCAAGACCAAATCGGCATGGGCGCAGGAACTGACCTCGATGGATCACGAGCAGGACGATCCGGGCACCACATGGAACGAGCGCGCGCGCGGTGCCAAGCCTGACTGGCTGAGCCCGCGCAAGGCATGGCGCGCGATTCAGTCCGCGTTGCCCAAGGAAGCGATCATCAGTTCGGACATCGGCAATAACTGTGCCATCGGCAATGCCTATCCCAGCTTTGAGGCGGGGCGCAAATATCTGGCACCCGGTCTCTTTGGACCCTGTGGCTATGGCCTGCCATCGGTTGTCGGTGCCAAGATAGGCTGCCCGGATGTGCCGGTCGTCGGTTTCTCGGGTGACGGCGCGTTCGGCATCGCGGTGACGGAACTCACCGCCATTGGTCGCGAGGAATGGCCCGCGATTACCCAGATCGTATTCCGCAACTATCAGTGGGGTGCGGAGAAGCGCAACTCTACCCTGTGGTATGACGATAATTTTGTCGGGACCGAGCTGGACGAACAGGTCAGCTATGCCGGGATCGCAACGGCTTGCGGGCTAAAAGGTGTGGTCGCGCGTACTCAGGACGAACTGACCGATGCCCTCGCACAGGCGATCAAAGACCAGATGGAAAACGGCGTGACCACGCTGATCGAGGCGATGATCAATCAGGAACTGGGAGAGCCATTCCGCCGTGACGCGATGAAAGCGCCGGTGGCGGTGGCAGGCATCAGCAAGGACGACATGCGCCCGCAGCAGGTCTGA
- a CDS encoding DUF1523 family protein: protein MVYVKLVFWGTFWVLIAAFFHYTLPQHDIARITDTYEKRVDFGENSIFWSSPDVGSATDTINRDVFFIQAFRTNDKPMIYRNEDTGWGWPPYFKFDTSNLQAEAADLISKKNAANAQWVVIKHYGWRNEFMSIFPNAISVRAVDSPDVRIIPWLNIFILTVFAAFCWGIRVRWKRFRRNKVDPLVDDYTDGWG, encoded by the coding sequence ATGGTCTATGTGAAGTTGGTGTTCTGGGGCACGTTTTGGGTGCTGATAGCGGCATTTTTCCATTATACGCTGCCACAGCATGACATTGCCCGGATCACGGACACCTATGAAAAACGCGTGGATTTTGGCGAGAATTCGATATTTTGGTCCAGTCCGGATGTGGGCAGTGCCACCGATACGATCAACCGCGATGTCTTTTTCATTCAGGCGTTCCGGACCAACGATAAGCCAATGATCTATCGCAACGAAGATACCGGTTGGGGGTGGCCACCCTATTTCAAATTCGACACCAGCAACCTGCAAGCCGAAGCAGCAGACCTGATTTCCAAAAAGAACGCTGCGAATGCGCAATGGGTCGTGATCAAGCACTACGGCTGGCGCAACGAATTCATGTCGATCTTTCCCAACGCGATCAGCGTCCGCGCAGTAGATAGCCCAGATGTGCGGATTATCCCTTGGCTGAACATATTTATCCTGACCGTGTTTGCTGCGTTTTGCTGGGGTATCCGTGTGCGCTGGAAACGGTTCCGGCGGAATAAGGTTGATCCGTTGGTGGACGATTACACTGACGGCTGGGGTTAG
- a CDS encoding cyclase family protein, with protein MCNACVMNAVKDRMLSRRNFFQLSAAAGAGVALASASAPPALAAGHSSVEDMTHTLSAEFPTFFGEPGFAADQAFNFAEHGFNLFNLSINEHTGTHIDAPMHFSADGASVDEIPVSSLVAPLCVVDIAARAADDADTQVTPDDLRAWIEANGDIPDGACVALHSGWGPKVGGDGFRNFDGEAMHFPGFHVEAAQMLLEETGAGSIAVDTLSLDHGISADFATHYAWLSSGRFGIECLANLDKMPASGATLVIGAPKHKGGSGGPARIFAMV; from the coding sequence ATGTGTAATGCCTGTGTGATGAACGCGGTCAAGGACCGCATGCTGTCCCGTCGCAACTTCTTCCAACTGTCCGCCGCTGCCGGGGCCGGCGTCGCGCTGGCCAGTGCCTCTGCACCGCCCGCGCTGGCCGCCGGGCACAGCAGTGTAGAGGACATGACCCATACACTCAGCGCCGAATTCCCGACCTTTTTCGGCGAGCCGGGGTTTGCCGCCGATCAGGCGTTCAACTTCGCCGAACATGGGTTCAACCTATTCAACCTGTCGATCAACGAACACACCGGCACGCATATTGACGCGCCGATGCATTTCTCGGCCGATGGTGCGTCTGTGGATGAGATCCCGGTCAGCAGTCTCGTTGCCCCGCTCTGCGTAGTCGACATCGCCGCCCGCGCCGCAGACGACGCGGATACCCAAGTCACGCCGGATGATCTGCGCGCATGGATAGAGGCAAACGGCGACATCCCCGATGGCGCATGTGTTGCGCTCCACTCGGGCTGGGGGCCAAAGGTCGGCGGCGATGGTTTTCGCAATTTCGACGGCGAAGCGATGCATTTTCCCGGCTTTCACGTCGAGGCCGCACAGATGCTGTTGGAGGAGACCGGCGCAGGATCCATTGCCGTCGACACGCTCTCACTGGATCATGGAATCTCGGCCGATTTCGCGACTCATTACGCGTGGCTTTCCTCGGGACGTTTTGGGATCGAATGCCTTGCCAATCTGGACAAGATGCCTGCCAGCGGGGCAACGCTGGTTATCGGCGCGCCCAAACACAAGGGCGGATCGGGCGGGCCCGCGCGAATATTTGCAATGGTTTGA
- a CDS encoding aminopeptidase P family protein gives MTARPEMYRLHNGEKAPLAFEVSEYEARVAGLRKIMAAQGVDAAVFTSMHNIAYYSGFLYCSFGRPYGLVVTASECVTISAGIDAGQPWRRSFCDNITYTDWQRDNYWRAICSVSGEGKVVGYEGDHLTLVQQSKMNAFLKPSKAIDLADATMRQRMHKSPAEIALIRKCTAIADVGGYAIKDAVKIGAREIDVAIVGRDAMELEIARVFPDAEYRDTWVWFQSGVNTDGAHNPVTARKLEYGDILSLNTFPMISAYYVALERTMFVGEVDAASRKIWEANVAAHEYGMSLLKPGVSCAEVTHKINDFFEERQLLQYRTFGYGHSFGILSHYYGREAGLELREDIDTVLEPGMVISMEPMLTLPEGQPGAGGYREHDVLVITEDGNENITGYPYGPDFNVVG, from the coding sequence ATGACTGCACGTCCTGAAATGTACCGTTTGCACAATGGTGAGAAGGCTCCGCTGGCCTTTGAAGTCTCGGAATACGAGGCGCGGGTGGCGGGCCTGCGCAAAATCATGGCAGCACAGGGTGTCGATGCTGCCGTGTTCACGTCGATGCACAACATCGCCTACTATAGTGGTTTCCTCTACTGTTCGTTTGGTCGTCCTTACGGGTTGGTTGTTACCGCATCCGAATGCGTGACGATTTCGGCAGGCATTGACGCGGGTCAACCTTGGCGGCGGTCGTTCTGCGACAACATCACCTATACTGACTGGCAGCGTGACAATTACTGGCGCGCGATCTGCTCTGTTTCGGGCGAAGGCAAAGTGGTCGGTTATGAAGGCGATCACCTGACGCTGGTGCAGCAAAGCAAGATGAATGCGTTTCTGAAGCCGTCGAAGGCGATCGATCTGGCCGACGCGACCATGCGCCAGCGTATGCATAAGTCACCTGCCGAAATTGCATTGATCCGCAAATGTACTGCCATCGCGGATGTTGGGGGTTATGCGATCAAGGATGCGGTGAAAATCGGCGCGCGAGAGATCGACGTGGCCATTGTCGGCCGTGATGCGATGGAACTGGAGATTGCCCGCGTTTTCCCCGATGCAGAATATCGCGATACGTGGGTCTGGTTCCAGTCCGGTGTCAACACCGACGGCGCGCACAATCCCGTCACGGCCCGCAAGCTGGAATATGGCGATATCCTGAGCCTCAACACGTTCCCGATGATCTCGGCCTATTACGTTGCGCTGGAACGCACAATGTTTGTCGGCGAAGTGGACGCAGCCAGCCGAAAAATCTGGGAGGCCAACGTGGCCGCCCATGAATACGGCATGAGCCTGCTGAAGCCCGGCGTCAGCTGTGCGGAAGTCACGCATAAGATCAACGACTTCTTCGAAGAGCGCCAGTTGCTGCAATACCGTACATTTGGCTATGGTCATTCGTTCGGTATCCTCAGCCATTACTATGGACGCGAGGCCGGTCTGGAACTGCGCGAGGATATCGACACGGTACTGGAGCCGGGAATGGTCATCTCGATGGAGCCGATGCTGACTCTGCCAGAGGGTCAGCCGGGTGCAGGTGGCTACCGTGAACATGACGTTCTGGTGATCACCGAGGACGGCAACGAGAACATCACGGGCTATCCATACGGGCCCGATTTCAACGTTGTTGGATAG
- the pdxR gene encoding MocR-like pyridoxine biosynthesis transcription factor PdxR, with translation MTISVETFFLNSDAQGTLQAQIQQMIAEGILSGRFTKGEKLPSSRRLAAHLGVSRITVTLAYTELQANDYLTARDRSGFFVSDNAPEPPRFVPRHPRQDRIDWGRALGRRFTGGATPVKPQDWSSYRYPFIYGQADPKLFDHANWRHCALRALGQKDFLALTTDYYDQDDPKLIEFVARHTLPRRGILAEPDEILITMGAQNALWLTAQVLLTQRRTAVVEDPCYHALRDILTQSRCHLTAVPVDQDGLPPSALPEQADVIFTTPSHQCPTNATMPMTRRKALLKKARDMDALIVEDDYEFEMAFLASPSPSLKSLDRDGRVIYVGSFSKSIFPGLRLGYLVGPRPFIREARALRASVLRHPPGHMQRTAAYFLSLGHYDSLIRKMSQVYAGRREVMERALAQHGLSIAGRGVFGGSSIWMRAPGGVDMTEVNDRLRSHGVLIEPGAPFFHGDDPARNFYRLAYSSIPADRITVGVELIARELAGRA, from the coding sequence ATGACAATCTCGGTCGAGACATTTTTCCTGAATTCGGATGCGCAGGGCACGTTGCAGGCGCAGATCCAGCAGATGATTGCCGAAGGCATTCTGTCTGGTCGGTTTACCAAGGGTGAAAAGCTGCCGTCATCGCGCAGGCTGGCCGCGCATCTGGGCGTGAGCCGGATCACTGTGACGCTGGCCTATACCGAGTTGCAGGCGAATGACTATCTGACCGCGCGGGACCGGTCCGGGTTTTTTGTATCCGACAACGCACCAGAACCGCCGCGCTTTGTGCCGCGTCACCCGCGGCAGGATCGTATTGATTGGGGGCGTGCGTTAGGCCGACGCTTTACCGGTGGGGCGACACCAGTAAAACCGCAGGACTGGTCGAGCTATCGCTATCCATTTATTTACGGGCAGGCCGATCCCAAGCTGTTCGATCACGCCAATTGGCGGCATTGCGCCTTGCGGGCGCTGGGACAGAAGGATTTTCTGGCGTTGACCACGGATTACTATGATCAGGACGATCCAAAACTGATCGAGTTCGTTGCGCGCCACACACTACCTCGTCGGGGGATTCTGGCAGAACCAGACGAGATTCTGATCACCATGGGCGCGCAGAACGCCCTGTGGCTGACAGCGCAGGTATTGTTGACGCAGCGGCGGACCGCCGTGGTCGAAGACCCATGTTATCATGCGCTGCGCGATATCCTGACCCAGTCGCGGTGCCATCTGACGGCGGTGCCGGTGGATCAGGACGGGTTGCCGCCGAGTGCGCTGCCCGAACAGGCCGACGTGATCTTTACCACGCCGAGTCACCAGTGCCCGACCAATGCGACCATGCCGATGACCCGGCGCAAGGCGCTGCTGAAAAAGGCGCGAGATATGGATGCTCTGATCGTCGAGGACGACTACGAGTTCGAAATGGCGTTTCTCGCGTCGCCTTCCCCATCGCTGAAGTCGCTCGACCGGGATGGGCGGGTGATCTATGTCGGAAGCTTCTCCAAGTCGATCTTTCCCGGGTTGCGGCTGGGTTATCTGGTCGGCCCTCGGCCCTTTATCCGAGAGGCGCGGGCGCTGCGGGCCAGCGTACTGCGCCATCCGCCGGGGCATATGCAGCGCACGGCGGCCTATTTTCTGAGCCTCGGACATTATGATAGCCTGATCCGCAAGATGAGCCAAGTCTACGCTGGCCGTCGCGAGGTGATGGAGCGTGCACTGGCACAGCACGGTCTGAGTATTGCCGGGCGTGGCGTCTTTGGCGGGTCGTCGATCTGGATGAGGGCACCGGGTGGCGTCGATATGACCGAGGTGAACGACAGGTTGCGGTCCCACGGCGTCCTGATTGAGCCGGGCGCGCCGTTCTTTCACGGTGATGATCCGGCGCGCAACTTTTACCGATTGGCCTATTCATCGATTCCTGCGGATCGCATCACGGTCGGTGTAGAACTGATTGCCAGAGAATTGGCCGGGCGGGCTTGA